A region of Vitis riparia cultivar Riparia Gloire de Montpellier isolate 1030 chromosome 1, EGFV_Vit.rip_1.0, whole genome shotgun sequence DNA encodes the following proteins:
- the LOC117911151 gene encoding small heat shock protein, chloroplastic-like, whose amino-acid sequence MSQSLSNLCNICLPFPCERTTAAVTFSRFPQANRVCYKCSGIKAMATEGRDNLDHLRRAGKHNPQKKRAPQVAPIGLWDRFPTARTVQQMMETMERMMEDPLAYSGGWPSESGGYSRGRTPWEIKEDEGEYKIRFDMPGMTKDDVKLWVEEKMLVIKAEKMSGTEGNGDEDDEGAWSAKSYGRYNSRVALPENVQFEKIKAEVKDGVLYITIPKASDNPKILDINVE is encoded by the exons ATGTCTCAGTCTCTTTCGAACCTCTGCAACATCTGTCTGCCTTTCCCATGTGAGAGAACCACAGCCGCTGTTACTTTTTCAAGGTTTCCCCAAGCAAATAGGGTTTGCTATAAGTGCAGTGGCATCAAGGCCATGGCAACTGAGGGAAGAGACAATCTTGACCACTTGCGGAGGGCAGGCAAACATAATCCCCAAAAGAAGAGAGCCCCTCAAGTTGCACCCATTG GGTTGTGGGATAGGTTTCCAACAGCAAGGACTGTACAGCAGATGATGGAGACGATGGAGAGGATGATGGAGGACCCTCTTGCCTACAGTGGTGGGTGGCCCAGTGAGAGTGGTGGTTACAGTAGGGGAAGGACTCCATGGGAGATTAAAGAAGATGAGGGAGAGTACAAGATAAGGTTTGACATGCCAGGTATGACCAAGGATGATGTGAAGTTGTGGGTTGAGGAGAAAATGCTGGTCATCAAGGCTGAGAAGATGAGTGGGACTGAAGGAAATGGGGATGAAGATGATGAGGGAGCATGGTCTGCAAAGAGCTATGGCAGATACAATAGCAGGGTTGCATTGCCTGAGAATGTCCAATTTGAGAAGATTAAAGCAGAGGTCAAAGATGGAGTTTTGTATATAACCATTCCAAAGGCCAGTGACAACCCCAAGATTTTGGATATCAATGTGGAATAA